From the genome of Duffyella gerundensis, one region includes:
- a CDS encoding putative bifunctional diguanylate cyclase/phosphodiesterase translates to MLMVNWDGILVTVSLIVAFIASFTALDIAGRMAAVRGRRALLWLPGGGAAMGIGIWAMHFIGMLAMMMPLTTRYDIPLTLGSLLLAIVGSATALWFAASRAVLTLRRWLAGTLTLGGSIIGMHYIGMRALLISPAIRWDALLVAVSCVVAIGASGLALWLAFHLRRNLRGVLLLRLGAALVMGIAVAGMHYIGMAAAHFSTHSMIDHQGFSAQGLAVWVTIITLSILGLTLLASMLDAQLQAAKLAYRLTRANRELKQLAMRDGLTGLPNRIMLEQQLDRSLRRASREDHPLALMFMDLDGFKAVNDAWGHHIGDRLLRAVAERLNDNLPETAMLARLGGDEFVVMLNEANRAQAGQVAGTLVKAIDAPFDLARYQLRVSLSVGIALFPEHGRTRKILMLNADAAMYHTKQSGRNGWHFFEPAMHTLTQHQLQLATDLWAALDRQELRLFYQPQFSTGNQQPLGFEALLRWQHPTRGLLTPEKFLARAEKTGLIVSIGNWVINEACRQLRQWHTGGHPEWSVAVNLSALQFQQHDLLNTVRDALARHQLPAGSLTLEIAESVTMRDPAFSQQIIAALASLGVRIAIDNFGIGYANLLQLKHLAASELKIDRNFINSLRADSEDATVVRAMLTMAHGLNLDMVAEGVETAEQQQLLTRLGFTTLQGYLLGKPLPAERVAQAIASPP, encoded by the coding sequence ATGCTGATGGTTAACTGGGATGGGATCCTGGTAACGGTGTCTCTGATCGTCGCGTTTATCGCCTCGTTCACCGCGCTTGATATTGCAGGCCGCATGGCAGCGGTACGTGGGCGTCGCGCGCTGCTCTGGTTGCCGGGTGGCGGCGCGGCGATGGGCATCGGCATCTGGGCGATGCACTTTATTGGCATGCTGGCGATGATGATGCCGCTGACCACCCGTTATGACATCCCCTTAACCCTCGGTTCACTGCTGCTGGCGATAGTCGGCTCCGCCACCGCGCTGTGGTTCGCCGCCAGCCGCGCCGTGCTGACCCTGCGACGCTGGCTGGCGGGCACGCTGACCCTCGGCGGTAGCATCATCGGTATGCACTATATCGGCATGCGTGCGCTGTTGATTTCGCCTGCGATTCGCTGGGATGCGCTGCTGGTGGCGGTCTCCTGCGTGGTGGCCATCGGCGCTTCCGGCCTGGCGCTGTGGCTCGCCTTTCACCTGCGAAGAAATCTGCGCGGCGTGTTGCTGCTGCGGCTCGGTGCGGCGCTGGTGATGGGCATTGCCGTCGCCGGTATGCACTACATCGGCATGGCCGCCGCCCATTTCTCCACACACAGCATGATCGATCATCAGGGATTCAGCGCGCAGGGCCTGGCGGTATGGGTCACCATCATCACGCTCTCTATTCTCGGCCTGACGCTGCTCGCCTCCATGCTGGATGCCCAGCTGCAGGCGGCAAAGCTGGCGTACCGGCTAACCCGCGCCAATCGTGAACTGAAGCAGCTGGCGATGCGGGATGGGCTGACCGGCCTGCCCAACCGCATCATGCTGGAACAGCAGCTCGATCGTAGCCTGCGGCGCGCCAGTCGGGAAGATCACCCGCTGGCGCTGATGTTCATGGATCTCGACGGCTTCAAGGCGGTCAACGACGCCTGGGGACACCATATTGGCGATCGGCTGCTGCGGGCGGTAGCGGAACGGCTGAATGATAACTTGCCGGAGACGGCGATGCTGGCGCGGCTGGGCGGCGATGAGTTTGTGGTGATGCTCAACGAGGCGAATCGCGCGCAGGCGGGGCAGGTGGCGGGCACGCTGGTGAAGGCGATCGACGCGCCGTTCGACCTGGCGCGCTACCAGCTGCGCGTCTCGCTGAGCGTGGGCATCGCGCTGTTCCCGGAGCATGGCAGAACGCGCAAAATCTTAATGCTCAACGCCGACGCGGCGATGTATCACACCAAGCAGAGTGGCCGCAACGGCTGGCACTTTTTTGAACCGGCGATGCACACTCTGACGCAGCATCAGCTACAGCTGGCCACCGATCTCTGGGCGGCGCTGGATCGTCAGGAGCTGCGGCTGTTTTATCAGCCGCAGTTCTCCACCGGCAATCAACAGCCGCTGGGCTTTGAAGCGCTGTTACGCTGGCAGCATCCGACGCGCGGCCTGCTGACGCCGGAGAAATTTCTCGCCCGCGCCGAGAAAACCGGGCTGATCGTCTCGATCGGTAACTGGGTAATCAACGAAGCGTGCCGCCAGCTGCGACAGTGGCACACCGGGGGGCATCCGGAATGGAGCGTGGCGGTAAACCTGTCGGCGCTGCAGTTTCAGCAGCACGATCTGCTGAATACGGTGCGCGATGCGCTGGCGCGCCATCAGCTGCCCGCCGGTTCGCTGACGCTGGAGATCGCCGAGTCGGTAACCATGCGCGATCCCGCCTTCAGTCAGCAGATTATCGCCGCGCTGGCCAGCCTCGGCGTGCGTATTGCCATCGATAATTTTGGTATCGGCTATGCTAACTTACTCCAGCTGAAACATCTGGCGGCCAGCGAGCTGAAAATCGATCGCAACTTTATCAACAGCCTGCGGGCGGACAGCGAAGATGCCACCGTAGTGCGCGCCATGCTCACGATGGCACACGGGCTGAATCTCGATA
- a CDS encoding spore coat U domain-containing protein: MKKTLFLLACGLSTVVSPLSMAATTNGSFNATLTLTTGCVINGVPNAPNGVNFGTLDFGSSAATFTSLDATLQGSQGAGINVLCTTNQPFNVRITSSNEAPGTVFGTVTGQPRYLVLGADPTQGIAYTLYNDAARATPVANNTDLVAVGTPSPTLGQNFPIYGRVTGGNNSSAVPAGTYTDTINVAVNY; encoded by the coding sequence ATGAAAAAGACGCTTTTTCTTCTGGCCTGTGGCCTGAGTACCGTTGTTTCACCTCTGTCGATGGCGGCGACCACCAACGGCTCCTTTAACGCCACGCTGACGCTGACCACCGGCTGCGTGATCAACGGTGTGCCTAATGCCCCTAACGGCGTGAACTTCGGCACCTTAGACTTCGGCAGCAGCGCCGCGACCTTTACCTCGCTCGATGCCACCTTGCAGGGCTCGCAAGGCGCAGGCATTAACGTGCTGTGCACCACCAATCAACCCTTTAACGTGCGTATTACCAGCAGCAACGAAGCGCCTGGCACCGTATTTGGTACGGTCACCGGTCAGCCACGTTATCTGGTGTTAGGTGCCGATCCTACGCAGGGCATCGCCTACACGCTGTATAACGACGCAGCGCGTGCGACCCCTGTTGCCAATAACACCGATCTGGTCGCGGTGGGCACGCCCAGCCCCACGTTGGGCCAGAACTTCCCCATTTATGGCCGGGTAACCGGCGGCAACAACAGCTCGGCGGTCCCGGCAGGCACCTATACCGATACCATTAACGTTGCTGTGAATTACTGA
- a CDS encoding spore coat U domain-containing protein, which produces MWHRQLAAPALLLLMAGQVQALPTQTFQVSASVVAGCVISGINTGVFGTLDFGTQSGVSRQNVSASFVQSTSINLACTPGTSLNMSINGGSNFGTSRNLKLANFSNTIAYQLFSNASRTQAIPVNQNVTLSYANANNITLPIYGQLQLPGPTRAGTYTDTLTVTLSW; this is translated from the coding sequence ATGTGGCACCGTCAACTCGCTGCGCCTGCTCTCCTGCTGCTCATGGCTGGACAGGTGCAGGCGCTGCCGACCCAGACGTTTCAGGTCTCGGCGTCGGTGGTGGCGGGCTGTGTAATTTCAGGCATCAATACCGGCGTGTTCGGCACGCTGGATTTTGGCACCCAGTCGGGCGTGTCGCGGCAGAACGTCAGCGCCAGCTTTGTGCAGAGCACCTCGATTAATCTGGCCTGCACGCCCGGCACCAGCCTGAACATGAGCATCAACGGCGGCAGCAATTTTGGCACCTCGCGCAACCTGAAGCTGGCTAATTTCAGTAATACCATCGCTTATCAGCTGTTCAGCAACGCCAGCCGCACCCAGGCCATTCCGGTGAATCAGAACGTCACGCTGAGCTATGCCAACGCTAATAACATTACGTTGCCGATTTATGGCCAGCTGCAGCTACCCGGACCGACGCGCGCTGGCACCTACACCGATACCCTGACCGTCACCCTGAGCTGGTAA
- a CDS encoding molecular chaperone — translation MNWLRPLALSLAVLAAPLLHAANSVMIWPIDPKIHSEDKASELWLENRGNATTLMQVRIFQWQQINGQEQYQTQQQVVASPPLVRIEPGQKQLVRLIKQTPPSANTEAAYRVVLDEIPTPQKPGENQAGLTFQMRYSVPLFVYGNGLTPDGVKPQLSWQLVNDGGKRFIEIANSGNGHARISKAQLDGRTLSDGLLGYVLARSSNRFPVNAASGSELQAQVNDSSWRSRGSR, via the coding sequence ATGAACTGGCTTCGTCCCCTTGCGCTCTCCCTGGCCGTGCTGGCTGCGCCGCTGCTGCATGCGGCAAACTCGGTGATGATCTGGCCGATCGATCCGAAAATTCACAGCGAGGATAAAGCCAGCGAACTCTGGCTGGAGAACCGCGGTAACGCCACCACGCTGATGCAGGTGCGCATCTTTCAGTGGCAGCAGATTAATGGTCAGGAGCAGTATCAAACTCAGCAGCAGGTAGTGGCCAGCCCGCCGCTGGTGCGCATCGAACCCGGCCAGAAACAGCTGGTGCGCCTGATCAAACAGACGCCGCCGTCCGCCAATACCGAAGCCGCCTATCGCGTGGTGCTGGATGAGATCCCGACGCCACAGAAACCCGGCGAGAACCAGGCCGGACTGACCTTCCAGATGCGTTATTCGGTGCCGCTGTTTGTTTACGGCAATGGCCTGACGCCCGACGGCGTTAAGCCGCAGCTGAGCTGGCAGCTGGTTAACGACGGGGGCAAACGCTTTATTGAGATCGCCAATAGTGGCAACGGCCACGCCCGTATCAGCAAGGCGCAGCTGGATGGTCGCACGCTGTCCGACGGCCTGCTGGGCTACGTGCTGGCCCGCTCCAGCAACCGTTTTCCGGTTAATGCGGCGAGCGGCAGTGAGCTGCAGGCGCAGGTGAATGACAGCAGCTGGCGCAGCCGCGGCTCGCGCTAG
- a CDS encoding fimbria/pilus outer membrane usher protein, with protein MLLHRCAWAVLLALCAVDATAETFSTLPPPPSLSPAPQGDRQQYMLGLVVNQRDRGDIVPVTFQNGHYLLRASDLQNAGIPAEKLPAGEVDLATLPEVQAEYNSQRQLLLLTVPPGWLPAQTFTGDDRGPRYPGQVSNGLLLNYDAYASRVERGSSRLALLSELRLFGPAGQFSSNGVYQQTLSGSSAAQEDGYIRYDTFWANEDENRALSWRVGDLISDSLAWSSSVRLGGVSLGRDFSVRPDLVTYPLPAFAGQAAVPSTVDLFVNGYRTSRNDVQPGPWSLTNLPFVNGAGDAVIVTTDAVGRQITTTLPFYVTSDLLKPGLSDFSFSAGAQRENYGVKNFDYGSAAASGSYRYGVSDWLTLETHAEATESLVMGGGGAQFKLGAFGVVNGALAQSQLAGEQGTQYNWGYQYNRDGFSIGTQHTVRTAQFGNLALVGNRSGDTGDGNILYALSRRSAQYNASLALNQFGSIGAAYIEIDSGDGQQTRLLNLSWSKNLWGNSSVYVSASHDREQSGWSGAVSLVIPFGNEISSAVSLERDREGNNAQRLYVSRAMPSDGGLSWDASWANQASGGDYTQGSLRWRDQRFDSAAGFYGDGDSSTQWADFSGSLVMMDNRVFAANQVNDAFVLVKTGYPDVTVRYENQPMGRTDKEGYLLVPSINSWYPAKYDLDTLDLPADVTTPRVQQRFAVKRQSGFLLNFPVEPLRAASVIVQDQHQQPVPVSSVVTRAGQAAEYVGWDGLVWMENLQADNLIHLQTPDGRTCDTRLTLPGGRPQALKTYGPLTCSLPDLPTGAAPVSDAANSTSGLLP; from the coding sequence ATGCTGCTTCACCGTTGCGCCTGGGCCGTGCTCCTTGCGCTGTGCGCCGTTGATGCCACGGCAGAGACCTTTTCGACGCTGCCGCCACCGCCTTCTCTGTCGCCAGCACCACAGGGCGATCGGCAGCAATATATGCTCGGTCTGGTGGTGAATCAGCGCGATCGTGGCGACATCGTGCCGGTGACCTTCCAAAACGGGCACTATCTGCTGCGCGCCAGCGATTTGCAAAACGCCGGGATTCCGGCGGAGAAGCTGCCAGCGGGCGAGGTGGATCTCGCCACGCTGCCCGAGGTGCAGGCGGAATACAACAGCCAGCGCCAGCTGCTGTTGCTCACCGTGCCACCCGGCTGGCTGCCCGCGCAGACCTTTACCGGTGACGATCGCGGCCCACGTTATCCGGGCCAGGTCAGCAATGGTCTGTTGCTGAACTATGATGCCTACGCCAGCCGTGTCGAACGCGGCAGTTCACGGCTGGCGCTGCTCAGTGAGCTGCGGCTGTTTGGCCCGGCGGGACAGTTTTCCAGCAACGGTGTTTATCAGCAGACGCTGTCCGGCAGCAGTGCGGCGCAGGAGGATGGCTATATCCGCTACGACACGTTTTGGGCCAACGAGGATGAGAACCGCGCGCTGAGCTGGCGCGTTGGCGATCTGATCAGCGACAGCCTCGCCTGGAGCAGCAGCGTACGGCTGGGCGGCGTATCCCTTGGCCGCGACTTCAGCGTGCGCCCCGATCTGGTGACCTATCCGCTGCCCGCCTTTGCCGGTCAGGCGGCCGTGCCCTCCACCGTCGATCTGTTCGTTAACGGCTATCGCACCAGCCGCAACGACGTACAACCTGGCCCCTGGTCGCTGACCAACCTGCCGTTTGTTAACGGCGCGGGCGATGCGGTGATTGTCACTACCGATGCGGTGGGTCGCCAGATCACCACCACGCTGCCCTTTTATGTCACCAGCGATCTGCTGAAGCCTGGCCTTAGCGATTTCTCTTTTTCGGCGGGTGCGCAGCGGGAAAACTACGGCGTGAAAAACTTCGATTACGGCAGCGCCGCCGCCAGCGGCTCTTATCGCTACGGCGTGAGCGACTGGCTGACGCTGGAGACCCACGCCGAGGCAACGGAATCGCTGGTGATGGGCGGCGGCGGCGCGCAGTTCAAACTGGGCGCGTTTGGCGTGGTTAACGGCGCGCTGGCGCAGAGCCAGCTGGCCGGAGAACAGGGTACGCAATACAACTGGGGCTATCAGTACAATCGCGACGGCTTCAGCATCGGCACTCAGCATACCGTGCGCACGGCGCAGTTCGGCAATCTGGCGCTGGTAGGCAACCGCAGCGGCGACACCGGCGACGGCAACATTCTCTACGCGCTGAGCCGCCGCAGCGCGCAGTACAACGCCAGCCTGGCGCTGAATCAGTTTGGCAGTATCGGCGCGGCTTACATTGAGATCGACAGCGGCGATGGCCAGCAAACCCGGCTGCTTAACCTGTCGTGGAGCAAAAACCTGTGGGGCAACAGCAGTGTTTACGTTTCCGCCAGCCACGATCGCGAGCAGTCAGGCTGGAGCGGCGCCGTCTCGCTGGTGATTCCGTTTGGCAATGAGATCAGCAGTGCAGTGAGTCTTGAACGCGATCGCGAGGGCAACAACGCGCAACGCCTTTACGTCTCACGTGCCATGCCCAGCGACGGCGGGCTGTCGTGGGATGCCTCGTGGGCCAATCAGGCCAGCGGCGGCGATTACACTCAGGGTAGCCTGCGCTGGCGCGACCAACGCTTTGATAGCGCTGCCGGCTTCTACGGCGACGGTGACAGCAGCACGCAGTGGGCCGATTTCAGCGGCTCGCTGGTGATGATGGATAACCGGGTGTTCGCCGCCAATCAGGTCAACGACGCTTTTGTGCTGGTGAAAACTGGCTATCCCGACGTCACGGTGCGCTATGAGAATCAGCCGATGGGCCGCACGGACAAAGAGGGTTATCTGCTGGTGCCGTCGATCAACAGCTGGTATCCGGCGAAGTACGATCTCGATACGCTCGACCTGCCCGCCGATGTCACCACGCCCAGGGTGCAGCAGCGTTTTGCAGTGAAGCGCCAGAGTGGCTTTTTACTGAATTTCCCGGTGGAACCGCTGCGCGCCGCCAGCGTGATTGTGCAGGATCAGCATCAGCAGCCGGTGCCGGTTTCCAGCGTGGTGACGCGCGCCGGGCAGGCGGCGGAATATGTCGGCTGGGATGGTCTGGTGTGGATGGAGAATTTACAGGCGGACAATCTTATTCATCTGCAAACGCCGGATGGCCGCACGTGCGATACCCGACTGACGCTGCCTGGCGGTCGGCCGCAGGCGCTGAAAACCTATGGCCCGCTCACCTGCTCGCTGCCGGATCTGCCCACGGGCGCCGCGCCGGTTAGCGATGCCGCTAATTCGACCTCAGGACTGTTGCCATGA
- a CDS encoding spore coat U domain-containing protein produces the protein MIKMLLLVLLLFSTAGQAACTLPAATASFGSLTSFAVNSTASTTSSSANVNCGSGSTLSLLGNNNITLQLTSATVTANTRGVLKRSGDTGTDNIPLQLCTDSACTSELRVGGTPYTYNQAQLLNLIGLLGGLNFSLPLYLRTVPGQTVAAGTYTVTLNLAVTYNICTSLNVGRLCLTPQTGSGVIPLTTTLIVTNDCTTITAPNISFGSAPLVSSFPSVSQTINVICTKGSVYTVGLSNGNYASGSVRNMASNANRLSYEIYKGTSSNRWGPSGSERQASSAAASVSADGLTRGFAYRAQVLTNQNTPPAGNYSDSVVVDIAF, from the coding sequence ATGATCAAAATGCTGCTGCTTGTGCTGCTGCTGTTTTCCACTGCCGGACAGGCCGCCTGTACGCTACCCGCCGCCACCGCCAGCTTCGGCTCGCTGACCTCGTTTGCGGTGAACAGCACCGCCAGCACTACCTCCAGCAGCGCCAACGTTAACTGTGGCTCCGGCTCCACGCTGTCGCTGCTGGGCAATAACAACATTACGTTGCAGCTGACCAGCGCCACGGTGACCGCCAATACGCGCGGCGTGCTGAAACGCAGCGGTGATACCGGCACGGATAATATTCCGCTTCAGCTCTGTACCGATTCGGCCTGCACCAGTGAACTGCGCGTGGGCGGCACACCTTACACCTACAATCAGGCGCAGCTGCTGAACCTGATTGGCCTGCTCGGCGGGCTTAACTTCAGCCTGCCGCTCTATCTGCGCACCGTGCCCGGCCAGACGGTGGCGGCGGGCACCTATACCGTGACGCTTAATCTGGCGGTGACTTACAATATCTGCACCAGCCTGAATGTGGGCCGGTTATGCCTGACGCCGCAAACTGGCAGCGGCGTGATCCCGTTGACCACCACGCTGATCGTCACCAACGACTGCACCACCATCACCGCGCCCAATATCAGCTTTGGCAGCGCGCCGCTGGTGAGCAGCTTTCCCAGCGTGTCGCAAACTATCAACGTCATCTGCACCAAAGGCAGCGTTTATACGGTGGGATTAAGCAACGGCAATTATGCGTCAGGCAGCGTGCGTAACATGGCAAGCAACGCTAACCGGCTGAGCTATGAGATTTATAAAGGCACCAGCAGCAACCGCTGGGGGCCGAGCGGCAGCGAACGTCAGGCCAGCAGCGCCGCGGCGTCAGTCAGTGCTGATGGCCTGACGCGCGGCTTTGCCTACCGCGCGCAGGTGCTGACTAACCAGAACACGCCGCCTGCGGGCAACTACAGCGACAGCGTGGTGGTAGATATTGCGTTTTAA
- a CDS encoding MFS transporter, producing MSNAISAPRQGGARKILSVTSGNFLEMYDFMVFGYYATAIAKTFFPGDDPFASLMLTLMTFGAGFLMRPLGAIILGAYIDHHGRRKGLLLTLGLMAIGTLTIALVPGYATLGMAAPILILLGRLLQGFSAGVELGGVSVYLAEVAPKGRKGFYVSWQSGSQQVAVIFAALLGLALNHLLAKEAVTEWGWRIPFVVGCMIVPFLFWIRRMMEETDEFKQRKHHPAMRDIMRSVASNWALVLAGMLMVVTTTVMFYMITAFTPTFGKTVLMMNDKQSFLVTLFVGISNLFWLPLMGALSDRVGRRPLLILFTLLMIVTAWPVLHWLVGSPSFNHLLEAELWLSFLYASYNGAMVVYLAEIMPAEVRASGFSLAYSLATALFGGFTPAISSYLIHATGDKAMPGVWLTFAAVCGLIGTLCIGKLVKRYRYAHQGKPAEAL from the coding sequence ATGAGCAATGCAATCAGTGCGCCGCGGCAGGGCGGTGCGCGCAAGATACTCAGCGTAACCAGCGGTAACTTTCTGGAAATGTACGACTTTATGGTATTTGGCTACTACGCCACCGCCATAGCAAAAACCTTCTTTCCCGGTGACGATCCCTTCGCGTCGTTGATGCTGACGCTGATGACTTTCGGCGCGGGTTTCCTGATGCGTCCGCTGGGCGCGATTATTCTGGGTGCCTACATCGACCATCATGGTCGTCGCAAAGGGCTGCTGCTGACGCTGGGATTGATGGCGATCGGCACGCTGACCATTGCGCTGGTGCCGGGCTACGCGACACTGGGCATGGCAGCGCCAATCCTTATTCTGTTGGGGCGTTTACTGCAGGGCTTCTCGGCAGGCGTGGAACTGGGGGGCGTCTCAGTCTATCTGGCGGAAGTGGCGCCAAAAGGGCGCAAAGGCTTCTACGTCAGCTGGCAGTCAGGCAGTCAACAGGTTGCGGTGATCTTCGCGGCGCTGTTGGGGCTGGCGCTGAATCATCTGCTGGCGAAAGAGGCGGTTACCGAATGGGGCTGGCGTATCCCGTTTGTGGTGGGCTGCATGATCGTGCCGTTCCTGTTCTGGATCCGTCGCATGATGGAAGAGACCGACGAGTTCAAACAGCGTAAACATCATCCGGCGATGCGCGACATCATGCGCTCCGTGGCCAGCAACTGGGCGCTGGTGCTGGCGGGTATGCTGATGGTGGTCACCACCACGGTCATGTTCTACATGATCACCGCTTTCACGCCGACCTTCGGTAAAACCGTGCTGATGATGAACGATAAACAGAGTTTTCTGGTCACGCTGTTTGTCGGCATTTCCAACCTGTTCTGGCTGCCGTTGATGGGCGCGCTTTCCGATCGCGTGGGTCGTCGTCCACTGCTGATCCTGTTTACTCTGTTGATGATCGTCACCGCCTGGCCAGTGCTGCACTGGCTGGTGGGATCGCCCTCCTTTAATCACCTGTTGGAAGCGGAGCTGTGGCTGTCGTTTCTTTATGCCAGCTACAACGGGGCGATGGTGGTCTATCTGGCGGAAATCATGCCGGCGGAAGTGCGCGCCTCGGGCTTTTCGCTGGCCTACAGCCTGGCAACCGCGCTGTTTGGCGGTTTTACGCCAGCTATCTCCAGCTACCTGATTCACGCCACCGGCGATAAAGCGATGCCCGGTGTCTGGCTAACCTTTGCCGCCGTGTGCGGCCTGATTGGCACACTCTGTATCGGCAAGCTGGTAAAACGGTATCGTTACGCGCATCAGGGAAAGCCCGCCGAAGCGCTCTGA